One window of the Vigna radiata var. radiata cultivar VC1973A chromosome 1, Vradiata_ver6, whole genome shotgun sequence genome contains the following:
- the LOC106774253 gene encoding serine/threonine-protein kinase HT1 isoform X1: MGSGNEVHSIEEFNLESKWLVDPKQLFVGPKIGEGAHAKVYEGKYKNHNVAVKIINKGETPEEISRRQARFAREVAMLSRVQHKNLVKFIGACKEPVMVIVTELLSGGTLRKYLLNMRPKCLDMPVAVGFALDIARAMECLHSHGIIHRDLKPDNLILTADHKTVKLADFGLAREESLTEMMTAETGTYRWMAPELYSTVTLRQGEKKHYNNKVDAYSFAIVLWELIHNKLPFEGMSNLQAAYAAAFKNTRPSAEDLPEDLALIVTSCWKEDPSDRPNFSEIIQMLLRYLSTISPPEPVLHLRMTSSDNVVLPPESPGTSALMLGRDDSGETSTDKAEDRPKGFFFCFNQCY, from the exons atgGGATCTGGCAACGAGGTTCACTCAATTGAGGAGTTCAATTTGGAATCAAAGTGGCTTGTAGATCCCAAACAACTATTTGTTGGTCCAAAAATTGGAGAGGGTGCTCATGCCAAAGTATATGAAGGAAA ATATAAAAATCACAACGTTGCTGTTAAGATCATCAACAAGGGAGAAACCCCAGAAGAGATTTCAAGGAGACAGGCTCGGTTTGCCAGAGAGGTTGCCATGCTGTCGAGAGTTCAACACAAAAATCTGGTTAAG TTTATTGGGGCTTGCAAAGAACCAGTTATGGTTATAGTGACTGAACTTCTATCAGGTGGAACATTGCGCAAATATCTCTTGAATATGAGGCCAAAGTGCTTGGATATGCCGGTGGCTGTTGGATTTGCTCTTGACATTGCCCGAGCAATGGAGTGTTTACACTCCCATGGGATCATTCATCGTGATCTTAAACCTG ATAACTTGATCTTGACAGCTGATCATAAGACAGTTAAACTTGCTGATTTTGGTCTAGCCAGAGAAGAATCCTTAACAGAGATGATGACTGCTGAAACAGGAACATATCGTTGGATGGCTCCTGAA CTTTACAGCACTGTTACTCTAAGACAAGGTGAGAAGAAGCATTACAACAACAAGGTGGATGCCTACAGCTTTGCAATTGTGTTGTGGGAACTCATCCATAATAAGCTGCCCTTTGAAGGCATGTCTAATCTACAGGCTGCATATGCAGCTGCTTTTAAG AATACAAGGCCAAGTGCTGAAGACCTTCCTGAGGATTTGGCTCTGATTGTAACTTCATGTTGGAAGGAAGATCCAAGTGATAGACCAAATTTCAGTGAGATCATACAGATGCTCCTTCGATATCTCTCCACCATTTCACCACCAGAGCCTGTTCTTCATCTGCGGATGACTTCATCTGATAATGTGGTGTTGCCACCAGAATCTCCTGGTACAAGTGCATTAATGCTTGGAAGAGATGATTCTGGAGAAACCTCAACAGACAAAGCTGAAGACAGGCCTAAAGGGTTTTTCTTCTGCTTCAACCAGTGTTACTGA
- the LOC106774253 gene encoding serine/threonine-protein kinase HT1 isoform X2: MVIVTELLSGGTLRKYLLNMRPKCLDMPVAVGFALDIARAMECLHSHGIIHRDLKPDNLILTADHKTVKLADFGLAREESLTEMMTAETGTYRWMAPELYSTVTLRQGEKKHYNNKVDAYSFAIVLWELIHNKLPFEGMSNLQAAYAAAFKNTRPSAEDLPEDLALIVTSCWKEDPSDRPNFSEIIQMLLRYLSTISPPEPVLHLRMTSSDNVVLPPESPGTSALMLGRDDSGETSTDKAEDRPKGFFFCFNQCY, encoded by the exons ATGGTTATAGTGACTGAACTTCTATCAGGTGGAACATTGCGCAAATATCTCTTGAATATGAGGCCAAAGTGCTTGGATATGCCGGTGGCTGTTGGATTTGCTCTTGACATTGCCCGAGCAATGGAGTGTTTACACTCCCATGGGATCATTCATCGTGATCTTAAACCTG ATAACTTGATCTTGACAGCTGATCATAAGACAGTTAAACTTGCTGATTTTGGTCTAGCCAGAGAAGAATCCTTAACAGAGATGATGACTGCTGAAACAGGAACATATCGTTGGATGGCTCCTGAA CTTTACAGCACTGTTACTCTAAGACAAGGTGAGAAGAAGCATTACAACAACAAGGTGGATGCCTACAGCTTTGCAATTGTGTTGTGGGAACTCATCCATAATAAGCTGCCCTTTGAAGGCATGTCTAATCTACAGGCTGCATATGCAGCTGCTTTTAAG AATACAAGGCCAAGTGCTGAAGACCTTCCTGAGGATTTGGCTCTGATTGTAACTTCATGTTGGAAGGAAGATCCAAGTGATAGACCAAATTTCAGTGAGATCATACAGATGCTCCTTCGATATCTCTCCACCATTTCACCACCAGAGCCTGTTCTTCATCTGCGGATGACTTCATCTGATAATGTGGTGTTGCCACCAGAATCTCCTGGTACAAGTGCATTAATGCTTGGAAGAGATGATTCTGGAGAAACCTCAACAGACAAAGCTGAAGACAGGCCTAAAGGGTTTTTCTTCTGCTTCAACCAGTGTTACTGA
- the LOC106752454 gene encoding SUPPRESSOR OF GAMMA RESPONSE 1, whose protein sequence is MKNCETYRECPKCHYHTNNSDVSDEWSGFPVGVKFDPSDVELLKHLEAKCCVGKREQHMFIHKFIPTLEGEQGICYTHPENLPGARKDGNSVHFFHKTVNAYATGRRKRRKIHHQDGLSEEHVRWHKTGRTKSVIEDGVHKGFKKIMVLYVRPKEGSKPYKTNWVMHQYHLGSEEEEKNGEYVVSKIFYQQQKHSEKNEENTVVEDSNIAAQTGPSTPKPNPPTRPCTGKCDDNFDENELLSFIQDAKPIPGELLAPPSDVLDEDIKVDPAWLAGESHADCDFHGLEEIFSMSDSSALFNHSGLASTLDNTANNMVAPGNNDDYASSGVSVLDTLELDTPSDFDLCNLQFGSQDSTLHWMDKL, encoded by the exons ATGAAGAACTGTGAAACATATCGTGAATGTCCCAAATGTCATTATCATACTAATAACAGTGAT GTTTCTGATGAGTGGTCTGGTTTTCCTGTTGGTGTAAAGTTTGATCCTTCTGATGTTGAGCTTTTAAAGCATTTGGAAGCAAAGTGTTGTGTTGGAAAGAGAGAGCAACACATGTTTATTCATAAGTTCATCCCAACTTTAGAAGGGGAACAAGGGATTTGCTACACTCATCCAGAAAATCTCCCAG GTGCTAGGAAAGATGGGAATAGTGTCCATTTCTTTCACAAAACAGTTAATGCATATGCTACTGGGCGAAGGAAGCGTAGGAAGATTCATCATCAAGATGGTTTGAGTGAGGAGCATGTTCGCTGGCACAAGACTGGTAGGACCAAATCTGTGATAGAAGATGGAGTTCATAAGGGCTTTAAGAAGATCATGGTCCTTTATGTAAGACCTAAGGAAGGGTCCAAGCCATATAAAACCAATTGGGTGATGCATCAGTACCATCTGGGgagtgaagaagaggagaagaatGGTGAATATGtggtttcaaaaatattttatcaacaaCAGAAGCACTCTGAGAAGAATGAGGAGAATACAGTAGTTGAAGATTCTAACATCGCAGCACAAACAGGTCCAAGTACCCCAAAACCAAATCCCCCTACTCGACCTTGCACAGGCAAATGTGATgacaattttgatgaaaatgagcTTCTGTCATTCATCCAG gatgccaagcctatacCTGGAGAACTACTTGCCCCACCATCTGATGTTCTGGATGAGGATATTAAGGTTGACCCTGCATGGTTGGCTGGTGAATCACATGCTGATTGTGACTTTCATGGCTTGGAGGAAATCTTTTCAATGTCAGATTCATCTGCACTTTTTAATCATTCTGGATTGGCCTCCACTTTGGATAACACTGCAAACAACATGGTTGCACCTGGAAACAATGATGATTATGCATCTTCTGGAGTTTCTGTGCTAGACACCCTGGAGTTAGATACTCCTTCAGATTTTGATCTTTGT AATTTGCAATTTGGCTCTCAAGACAGCACCCTTCACTGGATGGACAAGCTATAA
- the LOC106774339 gene encoding uncharacterized protein LOC106774339: protein MFGARNLQRHCFKHLSSLFQIQSNVVPLSHRPECSNIVKVEEACHRVGLYCYVQQLNLLNGSFWSRAMSTSKGRSMRSKVERRMQKESGKTLREIRRAKKLKKKLMTEEERLVYNLKRAKKKVALLLQKLKKYELPDLPPPRHDPELLTPEQLQAFKKIGFRNKNYVPVGVRGVFGGVVQNMHLHWKFHETVQVCCDNFPKEKIKEMASMLARLSGGIVINVHNVKTIIMFRGRNYRQPKNLIPINTLTKRKALFKARFEQALESQKLNIKKIEQQLRRMGVNPEDPAAMASIQRVASTFFNAIDKKEGTPYVFREGKQSIIEPAAGLEESEPTVDSDQEELDRFISEIEDAADKEYEAEEAKEKEEFGRIRYWNKEEFGGRYRRSDASRNDDHDVEARSSRVWQSTQPKRHAIDSDDEENAHFDNDDDDDDDEWRFNNVDDASDLDSNSNGYEGSRGRFKESRRKREKQNNPEMGQHRDNRSSNRHAGSKFSSNVSMEDSESEGMFSDVENAMWESEDEENNDSGHLRKFNDNNYDSGSSDDEYTHQATRNNKSGVKKDHKGKVGDSAQYHNSFGAPKSLRGKHGVNKVNSESIDEFSGSENWLWSSDAEGDTRDEGDYPTKQNSNVIKSDIPKRRTPKDADEAWDSD from the exons ATGTTTGGTGCCAGAAATCTTCAAAGACATTGCTTCAAACACCTTTCTTCTCTGTTTCAAATTCAATC aAATGTTGTGCCTTTATCTCACAGACCTGAGTGCAGCAACATTGTTAAAGTCGAAGAGGCATGCCACAGGGTTGGTTTGTATTGTTATGTTCAGCAGTTGAATCTTTTGAATGGATCGTTCTGGTCTCGAGCCATGTCAACGTCCAAAGGAAGGAGTATGCGCAGCAAGGTGGAGAGGCGAATGCAGAAAGAGTCTGGTAAGACTTTGAGGGAGATTCGGAGAGCgaaaaagttgaagaagaaactCATGACTGAGGAGGAGAGGCTCGTTTACAATCTCAAAAGA GCCAAGAAGAAAGTGGCATTGCTTCTACAAAAGCTCAAGAAGTATGAGCTACCCGATCTGCCTCCTCCTCGTCATGATCCAGAGCTCTTAACACCCGAACAGCTTCAggcatttaaaaaaattggattcCGGAATAAGAACTACGTCCCAGTCGGTGTTCGTGGAGTCTTTGGAGGGGTTGTGCAAAATATGCATCTCCATTGGAAGTTCCACGAGACTGTGCAAGTTTGTTGTGACAACTTCCccaaggaaaaaataaaagaaatggcTTCAATGCTTGCTAGATTGAGTGGGGGGATTGTTATAAATGTTCATAATGTGAAAACAATCATTATGTTCCGAGGAAGAAATTATCGTCAGCCCAAAAATTTGATACCTATTAACACCCTTACAAAGAGAAAG GCTCTATTTAAGGCCAGATTTGAGCAAGCTCTTGAATCTCAGAAGctaaacataaagaaaatagaacagCAGCTTCGGCGGATGGGAGTAAATCCTGAGGATCCAGCTGCCATGGCTAGCATTCAGAGAGTTGCTTCCACATTCTTCAATGCCATTGACAAGAAAGAAGGAACTCCTTACGTCTTCCGTGAAGGTAAGCAGTCAATAATAGAACCTGCTGCAGGTTTGGAAGAGTCAGAACCTACTGTTGATAGTGATCAGGAAGAACTAGATCGATTCATTTCTGAGATAGAGGATGCAGCAGATAAAGAGTATGAAGCTGaagaggcaaaagaaaaagaagagtttgGTAGAATTAGATACTGGAACAAAGAAGAATTTGGTGGAAGATACAGAAGATCAGATGCTTCTAGAAACGATGACCATGATGTTGAGGCCAGAAGCTCAAGGGTTTGGCAGAGTACACAACCCAAGCGACATGCCATAGATAGTGATGATGAAGAGAATGCTCATTTtgacaatgatgatgatgatgatgatgatgagtggCGTTTCAATAATGTTGACGATGCTAGTGATCTTGACAGCAATTCTAATGGATATGAGGGAAGTAGGGGGAGGTTCAAGGAAAGTaggaggaagagagaaaagcaGAATAATCCTGAAATGGGACAGCACCGAGATAACAGAAGTTCAAATAGACATGCTGGATCTAAATTTAGCAGTAACGTGAGCATGGAAGATTCTGAGTCAGAAGGCATGTTCAGTGATGTTGAAAATGCAATGTGGGAGTCTGAGGACGAAGAGAATAATGACTCGGGACATTTGAGAAAGTTCAATGATAATAACTATGACAGTGGAAGCAGTGATGATGAGTATACACATCAAGCAACGAGAAACAACAAGAGTGGTGTGAAGAAGGATCATAAGGGTAAGGTTggtgattctgctcaatatcaTAATAGTTTTGGTGCACCGAAGAGTTTGAGAGGTAAGCATGGAGTTAACAAAGTTAATTCTGAATCCATAGATGAATTTAGCGGTTCAGAAAACTGGCTGTGGTCTTCAGATGCTGAAGGGGACACTAGGGATGAAGGAGACTaccctacaaaacaaaatagtaaTGTGATCAAAAGTGATATACCTAAGAGGAGAACACCAAAAGATGCAGATGAGGCTTGGGACAGTGATTAG